Proteins from one Triticum aestivum cultivar Chinese Spring chromosome 7A, IWGSC CS RefSeq v2.1, whole genome shotgun sequence genomic window:
- the LOC123154703 gene encoding cell division cycle-associated protein 7, which translates to MSKKGTGDEESVVVSVQTRKAKRGPPRKRNPCPRIRCVGGRIYDPKNGKTCHQCRQKTTDFMVACRQPRKKGLCPIHFCHKCLSNRYGEDAKDKAKEAGWTCPKCRGICNCSLCRKKKGETPTGILAHAAKALGHSSVHDLLIKRSEMVAAAQTLSSFPKKIKKV; encoded by the exons ATGTCGAAGAAAGGCACCGGCGATGAGGAGAGCGTGGTCGTGTCGGTGCAGACGAGAAAGGCCAAGCGAGGCCCTCCCCGAAAGCGCAACCCGTGCCCCAGAATCCGCTGCGTCGGCGGCCGGATCTATGACCCGAAGAACGGGAAGACCTGCCACCAG TGTCGTCAGAAGACAACAGACTTCATGGTGGCTTGCAGGCAGCCTCGAAAGAAGGGGCTTTGTCCAATCCACTTCTGCCACAAGTGCTTGTCCAACAG GTATGGTGAGGATGCCAAGGACAAGGCCAAGGAGGCGGGCTGGACCTGCCCGAAATGCAGGGGCATCTGCAACTGCAGCTTGTGCAG AAAGAAGAAAGGGGAGACACCTACAGGAATACTGGCTCATGCCGCCAAGGCGTTAGGGCACTCATCCGTCCATGATCTGCTGATAAAGCGCTCCGAGATGGTGGCTGCTGCACAGACATTGTCCTCATTCCCTAAGAAGATCAAGAAGGTATAA